The following are encoded together in the Nodosilinea sp. PGN35 genome:
- a CDS encoding creatininase family protein, whose product MLLHLCTWPEVEAYLTQSSGMILPIGSTEQHGPTGLIGTDAICAEVIAKGVGEATNALVGPTINVGMALHHTAFPGSMTLRPSTLIAVIQDYLTPLVRHGFTRFFFINGHGGNIATLKAAFAETYTALATDRIPNAERVRCTTANWFMARSVYTLAKELYGDQEGSHATPSEVALTQYVYPACIKQAPLEPQVAPRGHAIYSPTDFRQHYPDGRMGSNPALATPEHGRQLYEAAVKELTSDYLAFLAAE is encoded by the coding sequence ATGCTGCTGCACCTCTGCACCTGGCCCGAAGTCGAAGCCTACCTCACCCAGTCATCGGGCATGATTTTGCCCATCGGCTCGACCGAGCAGCACGGCCCCACGGGCTTAATTGGCACCGACGCCATCTGTGCCGAGGTGATTGCCAAGGGCGTCGGCGAGGCCACCAATGCCCTAGTTGGCCCCACCATCAATGTCGGTATGGCGCTGCACCACACCGCCTTTCCCGGCAGCATGACCCTGCGCCCCAGCACCCTCATCGCCGTGATTCAGGATTACCTCACGCCCCTGGTGCGCCACGGCTTTACCCGCTTCTTTTTTATCAACGGCCACGGCGGCAACATCGCCACCCTCAAGGCCGCCTTTGCCGAGACCTACACAGCCCTCGCCACCGATCGCATTCCCAACGCCGAGCGAGTGCGCTGCACCACGGCCAACTGGTTCATGGCCCGGTCGGTCTACACCCTGGCAAAGGAACTCTACGGCGACCAGGAAGGCTCCCACGCCACCCCCAGCGAGGTGGCCCTGACCCAGTACGTCTACCCTGCCTGCATCAAGCAGGCCCCCCTAGAGCCCCAGGTCGCCCCCAGAGGGCACGCCATCTACAGCCCCACCGACTTTCGCCAGCACTACCCCGATGGCCGCATGGGCTCGAATCCGGCCCTGGCCACCCCGGAGCACGGGCGGCAGCTCTACGAGGCGGCGGTGAAAGAGCTGACCAGCGACTATCTGGCCTTTTTGGCGGCGGAGTAA
- a CDS encoding DUF6679 family protein, which translates to MLHRKIYQLCCDGQDVWIFLRDQQRWIERAKILDIEGDLVTFRYETEEDDEICSWEEMVRLESIGAVTKRLAVVPRGDVEINVSDDCPETEQLSDPYPESEV; encoded by the coding sequence ATGCTACACCGCAAGATCTATCAACTCTGTTGTGATGGTCAAGACGTGTGGATTTTTCTACGGGATCAGCAGCGTTGGATTGAGCGGGCCAAAATTTTGGACATAGAGGGCGATTTAGTCACCTTTCGCTACGAAACCGAAGAAGATGACGAAATTTGCTCCTGGGAAGAAATGGTGCGCCTGGAGAGCATCGGTGCCGTCACCAAGCGACTGGCGGTGGTGCCCCGGGGTGATGTCGAAATCAATGTGTCCGACGATTGCCCTGAGACCGAGCAGTTGAGCGATCCCTACCCTGAGTCAGAGGTTTAA
- the tilS gene encoding tRNA lysidine(34) synthetase TilS → MGGVPWSSTHAELHRLLRGAPSSPGPRSLLPAQAAVLVAVSGGQDSVCLLKLLVDLRPKWGWRLRAVHCDHRWRDDSAANADFVEGLCDRWRVPCDTVVAAAHCPTEAAARQWRYQVFEAVALQSGCTQVATGHTASDRAETLLYNLLRGSGLDGLQALAWQRPLSPDSPIAVVRPLLGLTRQQTGDFCRQFALPLWEDSTNQDTRYARNRIRLELLPYLREHFNPGVDATLANTAELLTAEVELLEAMAGDLYGVVVAGGDGGDRGEGWQILRSPLSLAPLALQRRVLRRVLRQIMVAQVRFEHVEKLVALLSAPQGSQSDPFPGQWVAVVEGDWLVLRPQNDVSVNPSS, encoded by the coding sequence ATGGGTGGAGTTCCCTGGAGTAGCACCCACGCTGAGCTGCACCGGCTGCTGCGGGGGGCACCCAGCTCACCTGGGCCGCGATCGCTCCTGCCTGCCCAGGCCGCAGTGCTGGTGGCCGTCTCGGGTGGGCAAGATTCGGTGTGTCTGCTCAAGCTGCTGGTCGATCTGCGGCCCAAGTGGGGCTGGCGGCTGCGGGCGGTGCACTGCGACCATCGCTGGCGCGACGACTCAGCGGCCAACGCCGACTTTGTGGAGGGGCTCTGCGATCGCTGGCGAGTCCCCTGCGATACTGTGGTTGCCGCTGCCCACTGCCCCACCGAAGCCGCCGCCCGGCAGTGGCGGTACCAGGTCTTTGAAGCGGTGGCGCTGCAATCGGGCTGCACCCAGGTAGCGACCGGGCATACGGCCAGCGATCGCGCCGAAACCCTGCTCTACAATCTGCTGCGGGGCAGCGGCCTTGATGGTCTACAAGCCCTGGCCTGGCAGCGGCCCCTATCGCCAGACAGCCCCATTGCCGTAGTGCGCCCCCTGCTGGGGCTCACCCGCCAGCAGACCGGCGACTTTTGCCGCCAGTTCGCCCTGCCCCTCTGGGAAGACAGCACCAACCAAGACACCCGCTACGCCCGCAACCGCATTCGCCTGGAGCTGTTGCCCTACCTGCGAGAGCACTTCAACCCTGGGGTAGATGCGACTCTGGCCAACACAGCCGAGCTGCTGACGGCGGAGGTGGAGCTGCTAGAGGCGATGGCCGGGGATCTGTATGGGGTGGTGGTGGCTGGGGGGGATGGGGGAGATAGGGGAGAGGGGTGGCAGATTTTGCGATCGCCTCTCAGCCTCGCTCCCCTGGCCCTGCAGCGGCGGGTGCTGCGGCGGGTGCTGCGGCAGATCATGGTGGCCCAGGTTCGCTTTGAGCATGTCGAAAAACTCGTTGCCCTCCTGAGCGCTCCCCAGGGCAGCCAGAGCGATCCCTTCCCCGGTCAGTGGGTGGCGGTGGTCGAGGGCGACTGGTTAGTGCTGCGGCCCCAGAACGATGTATCGGTCAACCCCAGCTCGTAG
- a CDS encoding tetratricopeptide repeat protein — MAQPYQALIDEIVAATLKGKIQSKQQVYRMLQAGIEPGGGELFERALASTLAALEPHLSPGDDELKHAKAVRQHRALRTIQGEWERWQADNQATAVLTGVEAEIIGAPPEQRLFELVSALDPNRDQPLAREQLAQLAQALRQAPEPANAEPATEAAPALATLADGLDQGLATWRQLEGDVVGWIYAQGQQLGFSGPGDRTGPWQHWGKTVTHPALKRLFDDLALHQTVTAAGVAAPLPVADWIAWGVVLQRLQLALVNWFDRQPYDPQAGKRLSIATFLTFAVVWGQLSNRLGQQGQRTLAMGSFQLALQGLRQFANQSYFPLYGGLFTALSGEPLRALLDYLDQPLQEVANTAVKARILTLLGYSQRALGNYRQAQRFHQQALEVAREARDVPCEIASLNHLSRTCVAQQDFETAQGHSQRALILARQSGDRIGQANALANLGYSQVAQGQSQLLEAEQYETVLSYLEQGLALSEQVGDRPSQALCANSLGIAQLKLGQYRDAIASLQQGLQVAQAIGDRFLMASNFAHLAAAYQGDGNLEQAVLTGCLGMYLLHQIDSPEWRQPAALLSILYGQLGPDTFEGILADHRRQFLAVIGVDGYDFLQPLLARYRESLE; from the coding sequence ATGGCCCAGCCCTACCAAGCGCTCATTGATGAGATTGTTGCTGCCACCCTCAAGGGCAAAATTCAGTCGAAGCAGCAGGTCTACCGCATGCTGCAAGCGGGCATCGAACCCGGCGGTGGCGAACTGTTTGAGCGCGCCCTGGCCAGCACCCTGGCCGCCCTAGAACCCCACCTCTCCCCCGGTGACGACGAACTCAAGCACGCCAAAGCCGTGCGCCAGCACCGTGCCCTCCGCACCATCCAGGGCGAGTGGGAGCGCTGGCAGGCCGACAACCAGGCTACGGCGGTGCTGACGGGGGTAGAAGCTGAAATCATTGGCGCACCGCCAGAGCAACGTCTGTTTGAGCTAGTGTCGGCCCTCGACCCTAACCGCGACCAACCACTCGCTAGAGAACAACTGGCGCAGCTGGCCCAGGCCCTCCGGCAGGCCCCCGAACCGGCCAATGCGGAGCCAGCCACCGAGGCGGCCCCCGCCCTGGCTACCCTGGCCGACGGGCTAGACCAGGGCTTGGCCACCTGGCGGCAGCTCGAAGGCGACGTGGTGGGGTGGATCTACGCCCAGGGCCAACAGCTGGGCTTTAGCGGGCCTGGCGATCGCACCGGCCCCTGGCAGCACTGGGGCAAAACCGTCACCCACCCCGCCCTCAAGCGCTTATTTGACGACCTCGCTCTGCACCAAACCGTCACCGCCGCTGGGGTTGCCGCCCCCCTGCCCGTAGCTGACTGGATCGCCTGGGGGGTGGTCTTGCAGCGGCTCCAGCTGGCCCTGGTGAACTGGTTCGATCGCCAGCCCTACGATCCCCAGGCGGGCAAGCGCCTGTCCATCGCCACCTTTCTCACCTTTGCCGTAGTCTGGGGGCAGCTCTCTAATCGCCTGGGGCAGCAGGGCCAGCGCACCCTGGCGATGGGGTCGTTTCAGCTGGCGCTCCAGGGGCTGCGGCAGTTTGCCAACCAGAGCTACTTTCCCCTCTACGGCGGCCTGTTCACCGCACTGTCGGGAGAACCCCTGCGCGCCCTGCTCGACTACCTCGATCAGCCCCTCCAGGAGGTGGCCAATACCGCCGTCAAGGCCCGCATTCTCACCCTGTTGGGCTATTCCCAGCGGGCGCTGGGCAACTACCGGCAGGCCCAGCGGTTTCATCAGCAGGCCCTGGAGGTGGCCCGCGAAGCCAGAGACGTGCCCTGCGAAATTGCCAGCCTCAACCACCTCAGCCGCACCTGCGTCGCCCAGCAGGACTTTGAAACCGCCCAGGGCCACAGCCAGCGAGCGCTAATTTTGGCCCGCCAGAGCGGCGATCGCATTGGTCAGGCCAACGCCCTGGCCAACCTCGGCTACAGCCAGGTGGCCCAGGGCCAGTCGCAGCTGCTCGAAGCCGAACAGTACGAAACCGTGCTCAGCTACCTCGAACAGGGGCTAGCCCTCTCAGAACAGGTGGGCGATCGCCCCAGCCAAGCCCTCTGCGCCAACAGCCTCGGCATCGCTCAGCTCAAGCTCGGCCAGTACAGAGACGCGATCGCCTCCCTCCAGCAGGGCTTGCAAGTAGCCCAGGCGATCGGCGATCGCTTCTTGATGGCCTCCAACTTCGCCCACCTGGCTGCCGCTTACCAGGGCGACGGCAACCTCGAACAGGCCGTGCTCACCGGCTGCCTGGGCATGTACCTGCTGCACCAGATCGACTCCCCCGAATGGCGACAGCCCGCCGCCCTGCTCAGCATCCTCTACGGCCAGCTCGGCCCCGACACCTTCGAGGGCATCCTCGCCGACCACCGCCGCCAGTTCCTCGCCGTCATCGGCGTCGACGGCTACGACTTCTTGCAGCCGCTGCTGGCGCGGTATCGGGAGTCGCTGGAGTAG
- a CDS encoding ABC transporter ATP-binding protein: MPAAVCLRNVHKVYNGVDVVNDLSLTISNGEVFGLLGPNGAGKSTTIRMATTLTRPSDGHVVVAGFDVVRQQLDVRRQIGVVLQQTSVDGDMTVWENMEFHGRMHHIPNPHRRTTIDTWLEYVELADRRDDKVKTLSGGMKRRLQIARALLHNPKILFLDEPTVGLDPQTRRRLWEIIRGLNQQGMTMLLTTHYMEEVEYLCDRIGILDQGKLIELGTLAQFRHRHGQGILMTQRGDRWDYQFFPTLEAANAHLDQQPDKTGKMTRPSNLEDIFVELTGRNLD, translated from the coding sequence ATGCCTGCTGCGGTTTGCCTGCGAAACGTCCACAAAGTCTATAACGGGGTCGATGTTGTTAACGACCTCTCGCTCACGATCTCTAACGGAGAAGTGTTTGGTCTGCTCGGCCCCAACGGTGCGGGCAAATCGACGACTATTCGAATGGCCACCACCCTCACCCGACCCAGTGACGGCCATGTCGTAGTAGCGGGCTTCGACGTCGTCCGCCAGCAGCTCGATGTCCGCCGCCAGATTGGCGTGGTGCTTCAGCAGACCAGCGTCGATGGCGACATGACCGTGTGGGAAAACATGGAGTTCCACGGGCGCATGCACCACATTCCCAACCCCCATCGCCGCACCACCATCGATACCTGGCTGGAGTATGTCGAACTGGCCGATCGCCGCGACGACAAAGTCAAAACCCTCTCAGGCGGCATGAAGCGGCGGCTGCAAATCGCCCGCGCCCTGCTGCACAACCCCAAAATCCTCTTTCTCGACGAGCCCACCGTCGGCCTCGACCCCCAGACCCGCCGCCGCCTGTGGGAGATCATTCGCGGCCTCAACCAGCAGGGCATGACCATGCTGCTCACCACCCACTACATGGAAGAAGTCGAGTACCTGTGCGATCGCATCGGCATTCTCGACCAGGGCAAGCTGATCGAGCTGGGCACCCTGGCGCAGTTTCGCCACCGCCACGGCCAGGGCATTTTGATGACCCAGCGTGGCGATCGCTGGGACTACCAGTTTTTCCCCACCCTGGAGGCCGCCAACGCCCACCTCGACCAACAGCCCGATAAAACCGGCAAAATGACCCGCCCCTCCAACCTGGAGGATATTTTCGTCGAGCTAACCGGCCGCAACTTAGATTAA
- the scpB gene encoding SMC-Scp complex subunit ScpB codes for MSTLATTIEAILYLKGQPLDIGKLAELARCDREDVEEGLIELMNDYAHRDGAMEIVETVDGYCLQLKERYRFLVDLLIPIDLGVGALRTLAAIALKGPISQTDLVDLRGSGVYQHVPELVAQGFVRKRRQAEGRSSLVQVTDKFYQHFEIDQLPQLRPKGSPAAPVSPADAEAAPEFEPEPEPEPEVELELEAEAAS; via the coding sequence ATGTCTACTCTGGCCACCACCATCGAAGCGATTCTATACCTGAAAGGGCAGCCCCTCGACATCGGCAAGCTGGCCGAACTGGCCCGCTGCGATCGCGAAGACGTAGAAGAAGGGCTGATCGAGCTGATGAACGACTACGCCCACCGCGACGGCGCGATGGAAATTGTCGAAACCGTCGATGGCTACTGCCTCCAGCTCAAAGAGCGCTATCGGTTTCTGGTAGATCTACTCATTCCCATCGATCTGGGGGTCGGTGCCCTGCGCACCCTGGCCGCGATCGCCCTCAAAGGCCCGATCAGCCAGACCGACCTGGTTGACCTGCGCGGCTCCGGCGTCTACCAGCACGTGCCCGAGCTGGTGGCCCAGGGCTTTGTGCGCAAGCGTCGCCAGGCCGAGGGGCGATCGTCGCTGGTGCAGGTGACCGACAAGTTCTACCAGCATTTCGAAATCGATCAGCTGCCCCAGCTGCGACCCAAGGGTTCACCTGCCGCCCCAGTCTCCCCAGCCGATGCTGAGGCGGCACCCGAGTTCGAGCCCGAGCCCGAGCCCGAGCCCGAGGTAGAGTTAGAGTTAGAGGCTGAAGCAGCCTCCTAA